The Oncorhynchus clarkii lewisi isolate Uvic-CL-2024 chromosome 12, UVic_Ocla_1.0, whole genome shotgun sequence genome segment TTCAGTTGTATTTATCCTTAACACCAGACTACTTTAAATCCCTGTATGGGGAAATACTAACATGGCCAGTGATGGCCAGTGCTTAAGTAAGACTGGTATCCAGGCTGTCCTTGTGACCATTTCCAAGGATCCCTTCAGGACTCTGTGCGACCATTTTACTCGAATATCTGCCTTAATGTTTTTCTGTCCTACCCTGAATTTAAATGTAGGAGCACCAGTGTGCCTAGAGAAATTAAGGAGATTAGAGAAATTAAGGATTTTAGCTTTATTGCATGAAATATTTTTCATAGTGCTCCTAAATTTCTTTGCCTAGACACATGTTCCTTGTAAAAATAGGATGAATTTAAAAAAGGCACTGGAGCACTCTGCACTTGTTGCCCTTGACTGGTCTCTTGAGCAGCACTTTAAACCTCTGCACTAGTCTGTTCTTCTTGATAGGTTCCTTTCTGGGCCTTTATTCAGTGGGGTCAATGTACTACTTGTACACCGTAATAGTACTGAAATGTATTAGGCCTTACAGTTCCTTCTGTTCCATAACATTCCACTCCTAAACAAACCCCAGTTCCAGATGTGTCCCTAGCCCTTATCTGTTATTACACATCAGTTCAGACTACCAGAAGGGTCAAGGTGAAAGCAATAGGGAGCTAAACTTCCATTGTTTTGGAGTGGTGGGCTATTATACTatctacacctgtcaggtggcctCAGGTCCATTTCAGTCTCTAGCTCCTCTATGTTCTGATTTTGACTGTGCTGCACCCTGCATCTTCCCCAGGCCCTGTTGCCTGTCAGTGAGGCTTCTCTTCTAACCCGGGGGTTCCAGACCAGCGCTATCTCCAGGGACATCGACACTGCCGCCAAGTTCATCGGTGCTGGAGCCGCCACAGTGGGTGTGGCGGGATCAGGGGCTGGAATTGGAACTGTGTTCGGTAGCTTGATCATCGGCTATGCCAGGTAACTGATGAAAGAAAAGGATTCAATCGTTTGTGGAAGTGGGCAGATATAGAAGCAAAATTGGATGCAGATCATTGATTGTGGATGGCAGGGAAATGCTAACATTTTAGCACAAGATTATTGGATAGTGAGCCGGATCCTATTAATTTGGGTTCATATCATTAATGAACAAATTGCTACTGGTGCTGTCGGCCAGCCTAAATCATAACTTCCagttctctcctctttttctctctgacaGGAACCCCTCCCTGAAGCAGCAGCTCTTCTCCTACGCCATCCTGGGCTTTGCCCTGTCTGAGGCAATGGGGCTCTTCTGTCTCATGGTGGCGTTCCTCATCCTGTTCGCTATGTAATTTAGTCTCTCCCATCCCTGTCACCTCCCTTCTCCCAGGGAATTGGAACTCTTGATGCGACGCTCGTGAGGCCGTGGCACCGCCATTCCAATCAAAATCTATGATTACAAATCCTGCCTTTTTTATGTTCCCCTTTTTTTCAGAGGTTTTACGTAAGAGCTCGCTTTGATTTAGACTGTCTGTCTGAATAAATGGTTGGGATAACTATAAACTTGTCAGTCCTTATTTTTCAGTGGTGTTTGGGTGCTGGACTTGGAGACATATAAAAGAGTAACTAAAAGTACTAGTTAAATTGTCAAATTGAATACAATATAAGCTAAATGTACTAGTACAGGGATGAGGTCTCAACTTCCTGTTGTGTTTCGAATAaaagaatacacaaggtgcaattttcaATCAAATgtagttgtgcatcagcagttgctcaattagcccatgtcacgCAAAGCATCTTTAGATTGGGTAATTAGTCTCGCaaccagctatgtaaacttgtAGGAATTGAGGTCGAATTACCAACTGGGGAGGGGCCCGTTTTGATCATCAGTTATATTAAAAACTGCAAGCATTTGCCTCCCCTATGgcaatgtgtagaatttcaggaaactTTAAAACACAATATTTTTGGGGTCTTCACTGTCACGAGCAGGGCTGataaaatgttttgctcgcaGGGTGGTGGGTATGGCTGTGGGTACGCAGAGCCACTGCGGATCTAATTTATTTGTTGCCCCCTACCCCATTAAACTTTCCATCCCTCTACTAGTTTATacagtgtagaaaacattaggaacaccttcctaatattgagtttgccCTCGAACGGCCTCAATTTGTCAGTGCATCGACTAGGTGTCATGCGTTCCACagcgatgctggcccatgttgactccaatgcttcccacagttggctggatgagctttgggtggtggaccgttcttgatacacgggaaactgagtggaaaaacccagtagcgttgcatacatactcaaaccggtgcacctggcaccttccattccccgttcaaaggcacttaaatattttgtcctgTTCATTCACCCTCAATGGCGCACACAATGTCTTGAGActtaaatctttatttaacctgttTCCCCTTTGtctacactgaagtggatttaacaggacATCAAGGGATTATAGccatctggtcagtctgtcaaaGAAAGAGCTTTGTACTTTTGGTGTATATGTAATACAATTTTTAGTCTGCACAAAATGTTGATATACAGGCTTGCTTGCCGCAATTTACTTTTGACCCGATTTCTAAAGCTGAATTGGGAAATGATCCGTTTTCCTAAGTAGAGTTTAATTTTGCGCTGTCTAGCAGTAAACCATGCTTTCCTCAGACATTTTGAGTTGGAAGATTATAGAATGAGGGGAAGCAAGTAATTGATTGACTTGTGAGATTCACCCTTGGTGTAGCCACAGGGAATAGGTGTTTTCCACATTTCCTACACCTGCCCTGTCCATTGCTTTTGAATGCAAGAGGGGGAGCCTATGTGCACACTTTGGGGGGGAGAATATGAATTCTGCACAGACATGAGTGCTTAGGTGTTTCTGGACAATAATTTTACCTTTTTGGGTGGGTGAACCAGTGTTACAAGAGGATGAACTATATCTTTGAGTGCTTGAAATTAAGTACATTTTTAAATTGGCTATACTGTACACTTTTGTCATTAATTTAGATGGTGAAGCTGAAATGTTTCATTTGGCTCtatattttggatttgagattacATGTTTTATATGCtgcaacaatttttttttttttttttttcattttacctttatttaaccaggcaagtcagttaagaacaaattcttattttcaatgacggcctaggaacagtgggttaactgcctgttcaggggcagaacgacagatttgtaccttgtcggctcgggggtttgaacttgcaaccttgcggttactagtccaacgctcaaaccactaggctaccctgccgcccccataTGCTGCAACAATCCTGAATGTCACCTTTTTAAGGGTATTTGTCACCTTCAAATGGGGGAACTAGATGCATATAGTGCTTTTATTTCTAAATGGTTGAACATATGCATGAACACCCTCAAATGAAAGGTGATGCTCTGTACTGTCGCGTAATATAAAACATTTGAGCTCAAATCCAGAATGCTGGGCCAAGTTAAAAGTTGTAGCTTCACTGTCTATTATATGAATGAGTTTTATTCTCTAGGGTAGTAGTTCCCAACTTTAACAAATATAATTCTGTGACACTTAAGGTCCCTATGAATGTATTTAGTGGTAATGACAATTTCATCTGATCGATACTTCAAATTCTCTATTTTCTGTGACGAATGTTTTTATATATTAAATAGGGTATATTATGAATATTTTCATAGTTCTGATAGTTCCTTACTCATTTTGGTTGATTTGTGTGTAGCCCTTTAAATGTATTCTGCCAATCTGGACCagattaattacattttttagCTCCGGTAAAGTTTTGTTTAGTTTTGGACGGTTTGGGCTACAGAGAAGCGGTTTTCTGTATTTTAAAGGCACAACCACCGACACAAAAGCAATGCGCAATTTGTTTCTATGACAGATGCTGTTCTATAGCTTAGCCCAGTCATATATTAAGAAAATTTCTCTGACTGAACCTGATCAGACTTGCCGATAAACTGATACAAATGACTGCTCGTGGTGTCCGCCCCTCAAATACAAATGTAACAACAGTCTGAGCACACTGGACTTGAAACAACGATACATATGTAACCATGTGCCATTTAATGTACTTACTGACCTGCACTAGTGCTCCCAAGTCTAAATGCTATGTGCATTCATTATACTGGTGAGAATGTACAACAATCACTAATGGAAAAAGTGACTGTTGAATGGAAGAATTTAACCATTAAATATGTTCTGGTAGGAGATGGTTAAGAGGACACCCAGGATGTTCTATAATCCTGAGTTAAACTAAAGCAATCTTCTATAAATTTACAagtcaacattttaaaaaaaaatttaactgCCAACTCATTTACGTTATAATCCACGTCAaggtacaattgaagtcggaagtttacatacaccttagccaaatgcatttaaactcagtttttcaccattcctgacatttaatcctagtaaaaattccctgttttaggtcagttaggatcaccactttattttaagaatgtgaaatgtcagaataatgttagagagaatgatttctttgagctttgatttctttcatcacattcccagtgggtcagaagtttacatacactaaattactatttggtagcattgcttttaaattgtttaacttggttcaaacgtttcacgtagccttccacaagcttcccacaataagttgggtgaattttggcccattcctcctgacagagctggtgtaactgagtcaggtttgtaggcctccttgctcgcacacgctttttcagttctgcccaattctataggattgaggtcagggctttgtgatggcaactccaataccttgactttgttgtccttaagccattttgccacaacttcggaagtatgcttggggtcattgtccatttggaagacccaattgcgaccaacctttaacttctgatgtcttgagacgttgcttaaatatatccacataattttcctccctaatgatgccatctattttgtgaattgcaccagttccttctgcagcaaagcacccccacaacatgatgctgccacgcctgtgcttcacggttgggatggtgttcttcggcttgcaagcatcccccttttcctcaaaacataacaatggtcattatggccaaactgttctatatttgtttcatcagaccagaggtaatttctccaaaaagtacaatctttgtccccatgtgcagttgcaaactgtagtctggcttctttatggcggttttggagcagtggcctcttccttgctgagaggccattcaggttatgtcgatataggactcgttttactgtggatatagatacttttgtacctgtttcctccagcatcttcacagggtcctttgctgttgttctgggattgatttgcacttttcgcaccaaagtacgttcatctctaggagatgagcggtatgacgactgcgtggtcccatggtgtttattcttgcgtactattgtttgtatagatgaatatggaaccttcaggcgtttggaaattgctcctaagtatgaaccagacttgtggaggtcaattttgttttctgaggtcttgactgatttattttgattttcccatgatgtcaagcaaagaggcactgagtttgaaggtaggccttgaaatacatccacagatacaccttcaattgactcagatgatgtcaattagactatcatacgcttcaaaagccatgacatagttttctgcaattttccaagctgtgaatacagtgaattatgggaaataatctgtctgtaaataattgttggaaaaatgacttgtcatgcccaaagtagatgtcctaaccgacttgccaaaactatagtttgttaacaagaaatttgtggagtggttgaaaaacaagttttaattactccaacctaagtgtatgtaaacttccgacttcaattgtatggtGTTGTAAAGAAACTGTAAAATACTGACTG includes the following:
- the LOC139421099 gene encoding ATP synthase F(0) complex subunit C1, mitochondrial; this translates as MYACAKFVTSPAVLRGGSRVLARPVSVSVFNRPEARSEQQALLPVSEASLLTRGFQTSAISRDIDTAAKFIGAGAATVGVAGSGAGIGTVFGSLIIGYARNPSLKQQLFSYAILGFALSEAMGLFCLMVAFLILFAM